One Coffea eugenioides isolate CCC68of unplaced genomic scaffold, Ceug_1.0 ScVebR1_743;HRSCAF=1473, whole genome shotgun sequence genomic window carries:
- the LOC113758816 gene encoding uncharacterized protein LOC113758816, which translates to MGIFSWFKGTKNDTNSKPATQKSEPVKTQSASEVPGMNGAVEVRRPGPPPADITVFEFGSVAASADNVTLAGFCPVSDELEPCRSEILPAQGSDAPQFRVVF; encoded by the coding sequence ATGGGTATTTTTTCATGGTTCAAGGGAACCAAAAACGATACCAACTCCAAACCCGCGACCCAAAAATCGGAACCGGTGAAAACCCAATCCGCTTCTGAAGTTCCCGGCATGAACGGAGCAGTGGAGGTCCGACGGCCCGGCCCACCACCAGCTGATATCACCGTTTTCGAATTCGGTTCCGTTGCCGCTTCTGCCGATAATGTCACCCTCGCCGGCTTCTGCCCTGTTTCCGACGAGCTCGAACCTTGCCGCTCGGAGATTCTGCCGGCTCAAGGCTCCGACGCCCCTCAATTTCGCGTTGTCTTTTGA
- the LOC113758813 gene encoding disease resistance protein RPM1-like, giving the protein MAATVVSFVSNHLATLLREEGSLLGGLRKEVQLIKDELGHMKAFLKVAEAKEDDDPRLQEWINQVREAAYDIEDVLDEFVLRFAGYRHHGFCGSLQRILKAIKSLRARHQVASEIQSIKSRIKNISEGRQRYQVEFGIDHRVTGSSTMNDSWRYSRDDAFLVEEAKLVGIDQPKQHLISKLLEGHDHQLKVISVVGMAGLGKTTLVKKVHEDPDVRKNFPVRAWVTVSQTCDFPKLLRDLIWQLHKELNKSVPQFIESISIIELKKFVKDFLQQAGRYAIVFDDVWDVEFWNEIKFALPEGNYGNRVMLTIRKADVASASCTESQDYVYKKKPLSIEDSWTLFCNKIFKGNRCPTHLMDVAKAVLDKCDGLPLAIVAIGGLLASKDVSRIDEWEMIQHSLGGELEGTGKLERVKRILSLSYNDLPSHLKPCLLYLSIYPEDYLIDCQTLIPLWIAEKFVEWREGMSIEDVAWGYLSELISRSLIQAAKVFYEGLPDKCQIYDLLREVILIKSREQNMVTVTTGQPMTWPSEKVRRLALHSSSNSSNIQYHQQRQFYSFEHLRSFIAVSSTNPLLSKTFLSEVLRSSKLLKVLDLRGEEIEETPNEIFSLLHLTYLSLYGTKVARVPRAIGKLQHLEHLNLGDTGVRELPVEILKLQRLRHLRVYQQVDPSDEDIGYHGFKWSVKIGRASRFTKVENQEEESENYRRVTHIPEIVIGFYANDGEWRIRRLWGKKKKKTILA; this is encoded by the exons ATGGCAGCAACTGTTGTCTCTTTTGTTTCAAATCATCTCGCAACCTTACTCCGAGAGGAGGGAAGCCTATTGGGAGGGCTTCGAAAAGAGGTCCAACTAATCAAGGATGAGTTGGGGCATATGAAAGCTTTCCTCAAAGTGGCTGAAGcaaaagaagatgatgatccCAGGCTCCAAGAATGGATCAACCAAGTGCGCGAAGCTGCTTATGACATTGAAGATGTTCTCGATGAATTTGTACTGCGCTTTGCTGGCTACCGACATCATGGATTCTGTGGCTCTCTTCAGAGAATTCTCAAAGCCATTAAGAGCTTGCGAGCTCGTCATCAGGTTGCCAGTGAAATTCAAAGCATAAAGTCCAGGATCAAAAATATTTCAGAAGGACGTCAGAGATACCAAGTTGAATTTGGCATCGACCACCGTGTCACTGGATCTTCAACCATGAACGACTCATGGCGCTATAGCAGGGATGATGCATTTCTAGTGGAGGAAGCAAAATTGGTTGGCATTGACCAGCCCAAACAACATCTGATTTCTAAGCTTCTCGAGGGGCACGACCACCAACTCAAAGTTATTTCAGTGGTTGGTATGGCTGGACTAGGGAAAACTACCCTAGTCAAAAAGGTCCATGAAGATCCAGATGTTAGAAAGAATTTCCCAGTTCGTGCCTGGGTAACCGTCTCTCAAACATGCGACTTTCCGAAGCTCCTGAGAGACTTGATTTGGCAGTTGCACAAGGAATTGAACAAATCAGTCCCACAATTCATCGAATCTATTTCTATCATTGAGTTGAAAAAatttgtcaaagattttcttcaacaagctGGAAGGTATGCAATTGTGTTCGATGACGTGTGGGACGTGGAATTTTGGAATGAAATCAAATTTGCACTGCCTGAGGGTAACTACGGCAATCGCGTCATGCTAACAATACGAAAAGCCGATGTAGCCTCTGCCTCTTGCACAGAATCTCAGGATTATGTCTACAAAAAGAAGCCACTATCAATTGAAGATTCGTGGACCCTATTTTGTAACAAGATCTTTAAAGGAAATCGTTGCCCCACCCACCTGATGGATGTTGCAAAAGCTGTATTGGACAAATGTGACGGTTTGCCTTTGGCGATTGTTGCGATCGGTGGGCTCTTGGCTTCGAAGGACGTGAGCAGAATAGATGAATGGGAGATGATTCAACACAGTCTTGGGGGTGAATTAGAAGGCACCGGTAAATTAGAGAGAGTTAAAAGAATACTTTCTCTGAGTTACAACGATCTGCCTTCGCATCTCAAACCCTGTCTGTTGTATTTAAGCATTTATCCGGAGGATTATCTAATAGACTGCCAGACACTGATTCCCTTATGGATTGCTGAAAAATTTGTAGAATGGAGAGAAGGAATGAGTATTGAAGATGTAGCCTGGGGTTATCTTAGTGAACTCATCAGTAGAAGCCTAATTCAAGCAGCTAAAGTGTTTTATGAAGGATTGCCCGACAAGTGTCAAATCTATGACCTATTGAGAGAAGTTATTCTCATCAAGTCAAGGGAACAAAACATGGTGACAGTTACTACTGGACAACCAATGACGTGGCCATCTGAGAAGGTACGCCGTCTAGCACTCCATAGTAGTAGTAACAGCAGCAACATCCAATACCACCAACAAAGAcaattttattcctttgaacACCTTCGATCATTCATCGCAGTTAGTTCCACCAACCCATTACTGTCCAAAACTTTCCTATCTGAGGTTCTAAGGAGCAGTAAGTTGCTAAAGGTTTTGGATTTGAGAGGTGAAGAGATAGAGGAAACACCAAATGAGATTTTCAGCTTGTTGCATCTCACGTATCTGAGCCTATATGGTACAAAAGTGGCAAGAGTCCCGAGAGCAATTGGAAAGCTTCAACATTTGGAACATCTGAATTTGGGGGACACTGGAGTTAGGGAATTACCCGTGGAAATTCTAAAGCTGCAAAGGCTTCGGCATCTGAGAGTATACCAACAAGTTGATCCCTCAGATGAAGATATTGGATATCATGGGTTTAAATGGTCCGTCAAAATTGGGAGGGCTTCTCGCTTTACAAAG GTTGAGAATCAGGAGGAAGAAAGTGAAAATTACAGAAGAGTGACACACATTCCTGAAATTGTCATTGGTTTCTATGCCAATGATGGGGAATGGAGAATCCGCCGGCTAtgggggaagaagaagaagaaaacaatcCTTGCCTAG
- the LOC113758812 gene encoding uncharacterized protein LOC113758812, with translation MGIFSWFKGTKNDTDSKPATQKSEPVKTQSASEVPGMNGAVEVRRPGPPPADITVFEFCSVAASADKVTLAGFCPVSDELEPCGWEILPAQGSDAPQFRVVF, from the coding sequence ATGGGTATTTTTTCATGGTTCAAGGGAACCAAAAACGATACCGACTCCAAACCCGCGACCCAAAAATCCGAACCCGTTAAAACCCAATCAGCTTCTGAAGTTCCCGGCATGAACGGAGCAGTGGAGGTCCGGCGGCCCGGCCCACCACCAGCTGATATCACCGTTTTCGAATTCTGTTCCGTTGCCGCTTCTGCCGACAAGGTCACCCTCGCCGGCTTCTGCCCTGTTTCGGACGAGCTCGAACCTTGCGGCTGGGAGATTCTACCGGCTCAAGGCTCCGACGCCCCTCAATTTCGCGTAGTCTTTTGA
- the LOC113758814 gene encoding disease resistance protein RPM1-like: MAETVVSFVSNRLATLLQEEGSLLGGLRQEVQLIKDELGHMKAFLKVAEAKEDDDPRLQEWIKQVREVAYDIEDVLDEFVLRFAGYRHHGFCGSLQRILKAIKSLPARHQVASEIQSIKSRIKNISEGCRRYQVEFGIDHRVTGSSTMNDSWRYSRDDALLVEEAKLVGIDQPKQHLISKLLEADDHQLKVISVVGMAGLGKTTLVKKVHEDPDVRKNFPVRAWVTVSQTCDFPKLLRDLIWQLHKELNKSVPQFIESISTAELKEFAKDFLQQAGRYAIVFDDVWDVEFWNEIKFALPEGNYGNRVMLTTRNADVASASCTESQDYVHRMEPLSNEDSWTLFCNKIFKGNRCPAHLMDVAKALLDKCDGLPLAIVAIGGLLASKDASRIDEWEKIQQSLGGEFTGKLERVKRILSLSYNDLPSHLKPCLLYLTIYPEDYPINCQMLILLWIAERFVEWREGMSIEDVAWGYLRELISRSLIQATNVFYEGTPHTCRIHDLLREVILIKSREQNMVTVTTGQPMTWPSEEKVRRLAIHSSSNSSNIQYHQERQFYSFEHLRSFITVSSTNPLLSKTFLSEVLRSKLLKVLELGGEEIEETPNEIFNLLHLTYLSLYGTKVARVPRAIGKLQHLEHLNLGNTGVRELPVEILKLLKLRLLRVCQQVDPSDSDYGYHGFKGPSKLGGLLALQRLNTIDASSGSVIVKEIGKLTQLRVLYITQLRREDGKELCSSLVNLTSLQQLRIASVGKGYDFEIIDLNHHQHSLSSSSSCSFLQSLRLLVVRGRLETMPVGNQKEDSEDYRRIAHIPEIDIGFYADDGEWIIRRLWGKKKKTILA, encoded by the exons ATGGCAGAAACTGTTGTCTCTTTTGTTTCAAATCGTCTCGCAACCTTACTCCAAGAGGAGGGAAGCCTATTGGGAGGGCTTCGACAAGAGGTCCAACTCATCAAGGATGAGTTGGGGCATATGAAAGCTTTCCTCAAAGTGGCTGAAGcaaaagaagatgatgatccCAG GCTCCAAGAATGGATCAAGCAAGTGCGCGAAGTTGCTTATGACATTGAAGATGTTCTCGATGAATTTGTACTTCGCTTTGCTGGCTACCGACATCATGGATTCTGTGGCTCTCTTCAGAGAATTCTCAAAGCCATTAAGAGCTTGCCAGCTCGTCATCAGGTTGCCAGTGAAATTCAAAGCATAAAGTCCaggataaaaaatatttcaGAAGGATGTCGGAGATACCAAGTTGAATTTGGCATCGACCACCGTGTCACTGGATCTTCAACCATGAACGACTCATGGCGCTATAGCAGGGATGATGCACTTCTAGTGGAGGAAGCAAAATTGGTTGGCATTGACCAGCCCAAACAACATCTGATTTCTAAGCTTCTCGAGGCAGACGATCACCAACTCAAGGTTATTTCAGTGGTTGGTATGGCTGGACTAGGGAAAACTACCCTGGTCAAAAAGGTCCATGAAGATCCAGATGTTAGAAAGAATTTCCCAGTTCGTGCCTGGGTAACCGTCTCTCAAACATGCGACTTTCCAAAGCTCCTGAGAGACTTGATTTGGCAGTTGCACAAGGAATTGAACAAATCAGTCCCACAATTCATCGAATCTATATCTACCGCTGAGCTGAAAGAATTTGCCaaagattttcttcaacaagctGGAAGGTATGCAATTGTCTTCGATGACGTGTGGGACGTGGAATTTTGGAATGAAATCAAATTTGCACTGCCTGAGGGTAACTACGGCAATCGTGTCATGCTAACAACACGAAATGCTGATGTAGCCTCTGCCTCTTGCACAGAATCTCAGGATTATGTCCACAGAATGGAGCCACTATCAAATGAAGATTCGTGGACCCTATTTTGCAACAAGATCTTTAAAGGAAATCGTTGCCCCGCCCACCTGATGGATGTTGCAAAAGCTCTATTGGATAAATGTGACGGTTTGCCTTTGGCGATTGTTGCGATTGGTGGGCTCTTAGCTTCGAAGGACGCGAGCAGAATAGATGAATGGGAGAAGATTCAACAGAGTCTTGGGGGTGAATTCACCGGTAAGCTAGAGAGAGTTAAAAGGATACTTTCTCTGAGTTACAATGATCTGCCTTCGCACCTCAAACCCTGTCTGTTGTATTTAACCATTTATCCGGAGGATTATCCAATAAACTGCCAGATGCTGATTCTATTATGGATTGCTGAAAGATTTGTAGAATGGAGAGAAGGAATGAGTATTGAAGATGTAGCCTGGGGTTATCTCAGAGAACTCATCAGCAGAAGCCTAATTCAAGCAACTAATGTGTTTTATGAAGGAACGCCCCACACGTGTCGAATTCATGACCTATTGAGAGAAGTTATTCTCATCAAGTCAAGGGAACAAAACATGGTGACAGTTACTACTGGACAACCAATGACGTGGCCATCTGAGGAGAAGGTACGCCGTCTAGCAATCCATAGTAGTAGTAACAGTAGCAACATCCAATACCACCAAGAAAGAcaattttattcctttgaacACCTTCGATCATTCATCACAGTTAGTTCCACCAACCCATTACTATCCAAAACCTTCCTATCTGAAGTTTTAAGGAGTAAGTTGCTAAAGGTTTTGGAATTGGGAGGTGAAGAGATAGAGGAAACACCAAATGAGATTTTCAACTTGTTGCATCTCACGTATCTGAGCCTATATGGTACAAAAGTGGCAAGAGTCCCGAGAGCAATTGGAAAGCTTCAACATTTGGAACATCTGAATTTGGGGAACACTGGAGTTAGGGAATTACCCGTGGAAATCCTAAAGCTGCTAAAGCTTCGGCTTCTCAGAGTATGTCAACAAGTTGATCCCTCAGATAGTGATTATGGATATCATGGGTTTAAAGGTCCGTCAAAATTGGGAGGGCTTCTCGCTCTACAAAGGTTAAACACCATAGATGCAAGTAGTGGGTCTGTAATAGTTAAAGAGATAGGAAAATTGACCCAATTAAGAGTGTTATATATTACACAGTTGAGAAGAGAAGATGGAAAGGAGCTCTGCTCCTCCCTTGTCAACCTCACCAGCCTTCAGCAATTAAGGATTGCTTCAGTTGGAAAAGGTTATGATTTTGAGATAATCGATCTAAATCATCATCAacattctctttcttcttcttcttcttgttcgtTTCTTCAATCTCTTCGTTTGCTAGTAGTGCGTGGCCGCTTAGAAACGATGCCA GTAGGGAATCAAAAGGAAGACAGTGAAGATTACAGAAGAATAGCACACATTCCTGAAATTGACATTGGTTTCTATGCCGATGATGGGGAATGGATAATCCGCCGGCTGtgggggaagaagaagaaaacaatcCTTGCCTAG
- the LOC113758815 gene encoding disease resistance protein RPM1-like: MAETVVSFVSDRLATLLRQEGSLLGGLREEVELIKDELGHMKAFLKVAEAKEDDDSRLQEWIKQVRETAYDIEDVLDEFVLRFAGYRHHGFCGSLQRILKAIKSLRARHQVASEIQSIKSRIKNISEGRQRYQVEFGIDDRVAGSSTMTNSWRYSRDDALLVEEAKLVGIDQPKQHLISKLLEGHDHQLKVISVVGMAGLGKTTLVKKVHEDPDVRKNFPVRAWVTVSQTCDFPKLLRDLIWQLHKELNKSVPQFIESISTIELKEFVKDFLQQAGRYAIVFDDVWDVEFWNAIKFALPEGNYGNRAILTTRKADVASASCTESQDYVYKMEPLSIEDSWTLFRNKIFKGNRCRAHLMDVAKAVLDKCDGLPLAILAISGLLASKDVSRIDEWEIVQHSLGGELEGTGKLERVKRILSLSYNDLPSHLKPCLLYLSIYPEDYLIECRMLVLLWIAERFIEWREGMRIEDVAWGYLGELISRSLIQVTQVFYEGSPLTCRIHDLLREVILIKSREQNMVTITTGQPMTWPSEKVRRLVVHSSSNSSNIQHHQQRQFYSFKHLRSFITVSSTNPLLSKTFLCEVLRSSKLLKVLDLKGEKIAETPTEIFNLLHLTYLSLYGTKVERVPKAIGKLQHLEYLNLGNTGVRELPVEILKLQKLRHLIVVAAVDPSDDDCGYYGFKGPSKLGGLLALQTLNTIDASSGSVIVKEIGKLIQLRDLYITQLRREDGKELCSSLVNLTSLRQLSVASVGIGDDSEIIDLNHHQHFLSSSTSCSFLQSLRVLLVHGRLETMPAWITHLQNLVRIDLYWSGLRPEEDPLEFLQHLPNLGQITFCGSYQGERLCFKAGGFLKLKLLWLWKMEGLRRMTIEEGACPNLQRLILRQLPLLEDLPWGIQHLSHLQELGLYEMSSRLMEKVENQEEESEDYRRIAHIPEIVIGFYADDGKWRIRRLWGKKKKKTILA; the protein is encoded by the exons ATGGCAGAAACTGTTGTCTCTTTTGTTTCAGATCGTCTCGCAACCTTACTCCGACAGGAGGGAAGCCTACTGGGAGGGCTTCGAGAAGAGGTCGAACTCATCAAGGATGAGTTGGGCCATATGAAAGCTTTCCTCAAAGTGGCTGAAGCAAAAGAAGATGATGATTCCAG GCTCCAAGAATGGATCAAGCAAGTGCGCGAAACTGCTTATGACATTGAAGATGTTCTCGATGAATTTGTACTTCGCTTTGCTGGCTACCGACATCATGGATTCTGTGGCTCTCTTCAGAGAATTCTCAAAGCCATTAAGAGCTTGCGAGCTCGTCATCAGGTTGCCAGTGAAATTCAAAGCATAAAGTCCaggataaaaaatatttcaGAAGGACGTCAGAGATACCAAGTTGAATTTGGCATCGACGACCGTGTCGCTGGATCGTCAACCATGACCAACTCATGGCGCTATAGCAGGGATGATGCACTTCTAGTGGAGGAAGCAAAATTGGTTGGCATTGACCAGCCCAAACAACATCTGATTTCTAAGCTTCTCGAGGGCCACGATCACCAACTCAAAGTTATTTCAGTGGTTGGTATGGCTGGACTAGGGAAAACAACCCTAGTCAAAAAGGTCCATGAAGATCCAGATGTTAGAAAGAATTTCCCAGTTCGTGCCTGGGTTACCGTCTCTCAAACATGCGACTTTCCAAAGCTCCTGAGAGACTTGATTTGGCAGTTGCACAAGGAATTGAACAAATCAGTCCCACAATTCATCGAGTCTATATCTACCATTGAGTTGAAAGAatttgtcaaagattttcttcaacaagctGGAAGGTATGCAATTGTGTTTGATGACGTGTGGGACGTGGAATTTTGGAATGCAATCAAATTTGCACTGCCTGAGGGTAACTACGGCAATCGTGCCATACTAACAACACGAAAAGCCGATGTTGCCTCTGCCTCTTGCACAGAATCTCAGGATTATGTCTACAAAATGGAGCCACTATCAATTGAAGATTCATGGACCCTATTTCGTAACAAGATCTTTAAAGGAAATCGTTGCCGCGCCCACCTAATGGATGTTGCAAAAGCCGTATTGGATAAATGTGATGGTTTGCCTTTGGCAATTCTGGCGATCAGTGGGCTCTTGGCTTCAAAGGACGTGAGCAGAATAGATGAATGGGAGATCGTTCAACACAGTCTTGGGGGTGAATTAGAAGGCACCGGTAAGTTAGAGAGAGTTAAAAGGATACTTTCTCTGAGTTACAATGATCTGCCTTCGCATCTCAAACCCTGTCTGCTGTATTTAAGCATTTATCCGGAGGATTATCTAATAGAATGCAGAATGCTGGTTCTATTATGGATTGCTGAAAGATTTATAGAATGGAGAGAAGGAATGCGTATTGAAGATGTAGCCTGGGGCTATCTCGGTGAACTCATCAGTAGAAGCCTAATTCAAGTGACTCAAGTGTTTTATGAAGGATCACCCCTCACGTGTCGAATCCATGACCTATTGAGAGAAGTTATTCTCATCAAGTCAAGGGAACAAAACATGGTGACAATTACTACTGGACAACCAATGACGTGGCCATCTGAGAAGGTACGCCGTCTAGTAGTCCATAGTAGTAGTAACAGTAGCAACATCCAACATCACCAACAAAGACaattttattcctttaaacACCTTCGATCATTCATCACAGTTAGTTCCACCAACCCATTACTATCCAAAACTTTCTTATGTGAAGTTTTAAGGAGCAGTAAGTTGCTAAAGGTTTTGGATTTGAAAGGTGAAAAGATAGCGGAAACACCAACTGAGATTTTCAACTTGTTGCATCTCACATATCTGAGCCTAtatggtacaaaagtggaaAGAGTCCCAAAAGCCATTGGAAAGCTTCAACATTTGGAATATCTGAATTTGGGGAACACTGGAGTTAGGGAATTGCCCGTGGAAATCCTAAAGTTGCAAAAGCTTCGGCATCTCATAGTAGTCGCAGCAGTTGATCCTTCAGATGATGATTGTGGATATTATGGGTTTAAAGGTCCGTCAAAATTGGGAGGGCTTCTCGCTCTACAAACATTAAACACCATAGATGCAAGTAGTGGGTCTGTAATAGTTAAAGAGATAGGAAAATTGATCCAATTAAGAGACCTATATATTACACAGTTGAGAAGAGAAGATGGAAAGGAGCTCTGCTCCTCCCTTGTCAACCTCACCAGCCTTCGGCAATTAAGTGTTGCTTCAGTTGGAATAGGTGATGATTCTGAGATAATTGATCTAAATCATCATCaacatttcctttcttcttctacttcttgTTCGTTTCTTCAATCTCTTCGTGTGCTACTTGTGCATGGCCGCTTAGAAACGATGCCAGCATGGATAACTCATCTTCAAAACTTGGTAAGAATAGATTTGTACTGGAGCGGCTTAAGGCCTGAGGAGGATCCGCTTGAATTCCTCCAACATTTGCCCAATTTGGGTCAAATTACTTTCTGTGGATCTTACCAGGGAGAAAGGTTGTGTTTCAAGGCTGGAGGGTTCCTAAAACTGAAACTGTTGTGGCTATGGAAAATGGAAGGGTTGAGAAGGATGACAATCGAGGAGGGTGCGTGCCCAAATCTCCAAAGACTAATTCTGAGACAGCTTCCATTACTAGAGGACTTACCTTGGGGTATTCAGCACTTAAGCCATCTTCAAGAGCTGGGTTTGTATGAGATGAGTTCTCGACTGATGGAAAAGGTCGAGAATCAGGAGGAAGAAAGTGAAGATTACAGAAGAATAGCACACATTCCTGAAATTGTCATTGGTTTCTATGCCGATGATGGGAAATGGAGAATCCGCCGGCTAtgggggaagaagaagaagaaaacaatcCTTGCCTAG